A window from Citrobacter amalonaticus encodes these proteins:
- a CDS encoding DsrE/DsrF/TusD sulfur relay family protein, producing MQKIVIIANGAAYGSESLFNSLRLAIALREQASDLDLRLFLMSDAVTAGLRGQKPTEGYNIQQMLEILTAQNVPVKLCKTCTDGRGITTLPLIDGVEVGTLVELAQWTLAADKVLTF from the coding sequence TGCGGCATACGGTAGCGAATCGTTATTTAACAGCCTGCGGCTGGCGATCGCGTTACGTGAACAGGCGAGCGACCTAGACCTTCGTCTGTTTCTGATGTCGGATGCCGTTACGGCGGGTTTGCGCGGTCAGAAGCCCACAGAAGGCTACAACATCCAGCAGATGCTGGAGATCCTTACTGCCCAGAACGTCCCGGTAAAACTGTGCAAGACCTGCACGGACGGGCGCGGGATCACGACACTGCCGCTGATCGACGGCGTGGAAGTCGGAACGCTGGTGGAACTGGCGCAATGGACGCTGGCCGCCGACAAAGTGCTCACCTTTTAA
- a CDS encoding DUF1883 domain-containing protein: MALVKASLKLFGGDTVVVRCSERCHIHLMSEKNHVKDTQTDILSVQNRDNAWLTVPYTGVWNVLIDSHSQSLEHSISYIAA, translated from the coding sequence ATGGCATTAGTAAAGGCAAGTTTGAAGTTATTTGGTGGGGATACCGTGGTCGTACGCTGTTCGGAGCGTTGCCACATCCATCTGATGAGCGAAAAAAATCACGTTAAAGACACGCAGACCGACATATTAAGCGTGCAGAACCGTGATAACGCATGGTTGACCGTACCGTATACCGGCGTCTGGAATGTCCTGATCGACAGTCATAGCCAGTCGCTTGAACATTCCATCAGTTATATCGCCGCCTGA
- a CDS encoding gamma-glutamylcyclotransferase, translated as MLTRDFLMNADCKTAFGAIEESLLWSAEQRAASLAATLACRPDDGPVWIFGYGSLMWNPALEFEESCTGTLVGWHRAFCLRLTAGRGTACQPGRMLALKEGGRTTGVAYRLPDASLEQELTLLWKREMITGCYLPTWCQLALDDGRTVNALVFIMDPRHPLYESDTRAQIIAPLIAAASGPLGTNAQYLFSLEQELQKLGMQDECLNDLVTNVRGLLGESLPEGVLRPGFA; from the coding sequence GTGTTAACGCGTGATTTCTTGATGAATGCCGATTGTAAAACGGCATTTGGTGCTATTGAAGAATCACTCTTATGGTCAGCAGAGCAACGTGCAGCGTCCCTTGCGGCGACGCTGGCATGCCGACCAGATGATGGACCGGTGTGGATCTTCGGTTATGGATCGTTGATGTGGAACCCGGCGTTAGAATTTGAGGAGTCATGTACCGGTACGCTGGTGGGATGGCATCGGGCATTTTGCCTGCGTCTCACGGCAGGGCGCGGAACCGCGTGTCAGCCGGGACGAATGCTTGCACTAAAAGAGGGCGGACGCACCACCGGTGTGGCCTATCGTCTTCCGGATGCCTCGCTTGAACAGGAATTAACGCTGCTGTGGAAGCGCGAAATGATCACCGGCTGCTACCTGCCGACGTGGTGTCAACTGGCGTTGGACGACGGACGAACGGTCAATGCACTGGTATTTATTATGGATCCGCGCCATCCGCTGTATGAGTCGGACACGCGAGCGCAAATTATCGCCCCGTTGATTGCTGCTGCCAGTGGGCCGCTTGGTACGAACGCGCAGTACCTGTTTTCGCTTGAACAGGAGTTGCAGAAACTGGGGATGCAGGATGAGTGTCTTAACGATCTGGTGACTAACGTGCGCGGTTTGTTAGGGGAGTCCCTGCCTGAAGGTGTTTTGCGGCCGGGTTTCGCGTGA
- the chaB gene encoding putative cation transport regulator ChaB, producing the protein MPYQAKKDLPDSVQHVLPAHAQEIYKEAFNSAWEQYKDKADRRDDASREETAHKVAWSAVKKEYAKGEDEKWHKKS; encoded by the coding sequence ATGCCCTATCAAGCAAAAAAAGATCTGCCAGACAGCGTACAACACGTCTTACCCGCCCATGCCCAGGAGATCTACAAAGAGGCGTTCAATAGTGCCTGGGAGCAGTACAAGGACAAAGCCGATCGCCGCGATGATGCCAGTCGGGAAGAGACCGCACATAAGGTGGCGTGGTCAGCAGTGAAAAAAGAGTATGCCAAAGGTGAAGATGAGAAGTGGCATAAGAAATCCTAA
- the chaA gene encoding sodium-potassium/proton antiporter ChaA, with protein sequence MTYAHEAVKTRHKETSLIFPVVALVVLFLWGGSHSLPAVIGINLLALIGILSSAFSVVRHADVLAHRLGEPYGSLILSLSVVILEVSLISALMATGDAAPTLMRDTLYSIIMIVTGGLVGFSLLLGGRKFATQYMNLFGIKQYLIALFPLAIIVLVFPMALPGANFTTGQALLVALISAAMYGVFLLIQTKTHQSLFVYEHEDDSDDDDPHHGKPSAHSNVWHAVWLVIHLIAVIAVTKMNANPLETLLTELNAPVAFTGFLVALLILSPEGLGALKAVLNNQVQRAMNLFFGSVLATISLTVPVVTLIAWATGNDLVFGLDAPEMVVMVASLVLCHISFSTGRTNVLNGAAHLALFAAYLMTIFA encoded by the coding sequence ATGACATATGCACATGAGGCGGTGAAAACCCGCCATAAGGAGACATCGCTTATTTTCCCGGTTGTGGCGCTGGTAGTGCTGTTCCTGTGGGGGGGCAGCCATTCACTACCAGCGGTAATCGGCATTAACCTTCTTGCCCTGATTGGTATTTTAAGCAGCGCCTTTAGCGTTGTTCGTCACGCCGACGTACTGGCTCATCGCCTCGGCGAACCCTACGGCTCACTCATTCTGAGCCTGTCAGTGGTCATTCTTGAAGTCAGCCTGATCTCAGCGCTGATGGCGACCGGTGATGCGGCACCTACGCTGATGCGCGACACGCTCTATTCCATCATCATGATTGTCACTGGTGGTCTGGTGGGCTTTTCGTTATTACTGGGCGGGCGTAAGTTCGCCACTCAGTATATGAATCTGTTCGGTATCAAACAGTATCTGATTGCCTTGTTTCCGCTGGCAATTATCGTGCTGGTGTTTCCGATGGCGCTGCCCGGTGCGAATTTCACCACCGGCCAGGCGCTGTTGGTGGCCTTAATTTCTGCCGCGATGTACGGCGTATTCCTGCTCATTCAGACCAAAACGCACCAGAGTCTGTTTGTTTATGAGCACGAAGATGACAGCGACGACGACGACCCGCATCACGGTAAGCCCTCTGCGCACAGTAATGTGTGGCATGCCGTCTGGCTGGTGATTCATCTGATTGCGGTCATTGCCGTCACCAAGATGAACGCAAACCCGCTGGAGACACTGCTGACCGAACTGAACGCCCCGGTCGCCTTTACCGGCTTCCTGGTCGCGCTGCTGATCCTCTCTCCGGAAGGGCTTGGGGCGCTGAAAGCAGTGCTGAATAACCAGGTGCAGCGCGCCATGAATCTGTTCTTCGGTTCAGTGCTGGCCACTATCTCCCTGACGGTACCGGTGGTAACGCTGATTGCGTGGGCGACGGGGAATGACCTGGTGTTCGGCTTAGACGCACCAGAAATGGTAGTGATGGTGGCGTCACTGGTGCTGTGCCATATCTCGTTCTCAACGGGGCGCACTAACGTACTGAACGGTGCGGCGCATCTGGCGCTGTTTGCCGCCTATCTGATGACGATCTTTGCCTGA